In one window of Thunnus thynnus chromosome 23, fThuThy2.1, whole genome shotgun sequence DNA:
- the lrrc4.1 gene encoding leucine-rich repeat-containing protein 4, translated as MSLLGRVAVHRARKAALLCVVFLMARAWSSASLALAGAAVSQGPQGCPPQCSCSNQQGKVVCTRRGLTRVPPGIPANTRHLNLMENAIEAVQADSFRHLHHLEVLQLGRNAIRQIEVGAFNGLTSLNTLELFDNRLTVVPSGAFEYLSKLRELWLRNNPIESIPSYAFNRVPSLMRLDLGELRKLEYISEGAFEGLQNLKYLNLGMCNIRGDMPNLSPLKGLEELEISENHFPEIKPSSFKGLRSLKKLWVMNSQITVIERNAFDDLSSLVELNLAHNNLSAVPHDLFSPLRYLVELHLHHNPWNCGCEAVWLARWLREYIPTNSTCCGRCHSPASMRGRQLVEVDRGEGAAIQCSAPFIADAPRDLNISAGRVAELRCRTAPMSSVRWLLPNGTILTHASSHLRISVLNDGTLNFSNVLAADTGTYTCMVSNAAGNSNASAYLNVSAAELNTSNLSYFTTVTVETLAPTTEMSKPKTTTTPGAGVTGGGGLGTTTTTASPSVFQPVFISTPTVLLQSTDSPPGAVKPSVVPGVKGATGKPGKSGPSLDEVMKTTKIIIGCFVAVTLLAAVMLIAFYKLRKRHQQRSTVAAARTVEIIQVDEEDLPPPASAAQEAALTLPEIRDHNSIHKLDFISHKTDYSFHKPKAEYKHQPDFTLHKPKAEYTTYKPNMDFSSHKSIPDYSTHKSTPDFSLHRPKPDLSPFRQEYNTHKPKAEYSQFKPDFGTHPKTRTDYSPFKPDYSTHPRQKTDFSPFKRDYSTQPKPKHDYSPLKSDYNTQHKSKAEYSPFKPDYGTHPRPKPDYSPFKPDYSTQPKPKMDYSAQRSKTDSTYKPKDPYASHKTATDYSAFKTDFSPHKADYSAFKSDFSPHTQRPKLDYSPHKVDYSPHKVDYSTLKPKYNTYKPTGHGAKWTDNNVGNSLPRTLPSTITAMAEPFVIKTHTKEKVQETQI; from the coding sequence ATGAGTCTCCTGGGGCGGGTAGCTGTGCATCGTGCCAGGAAAGCCGCCCTGCTCTGTGTAGTCTTCCTGATGGCGCGAGCGTGGAGCAGCGCCTCCCTGGCCTTGGCAGGGGCGGCGGTATCTCAAGGACCCCAGGGCTGTCCACCGCAGTGTTCCTGCAGTAATCAGCAGGGGAAGGTGGTGTGCACCCGACGTGGCCTCACTCGTGTGCCCCCTGGCATTCCTGCCAATACGCGACACCTCAATCTAATGGAAAACGCCATCGAGGCGGTGCAGGCTGACTCTTTCCGCCACCTGCACCACCTTGAGGTGCTCCAGCTTGGGCGAAATGCCATACGGCAGATTGAGGTGGGCGCGTTTAATGGACTAACCAGCCTCAACACACTGGAGCTGTTTGACAACCGGTTGACGGTGGTGCCCAGTGGGGCCTTTGAGTACCTGTCTAAACTAAGAGAACTGTGGCTGAGGAACAACCCAATTGAGAGTATCCCCTCCTACGCCTTCAACCGGGTGCCCTCCCTCATGCGACTGGACTTGGGAGAGTTAAGGAAACTGGAGTACATCTCAGAAGGAGCTTTTGAGGGCCTACAAAACCTCAAGTACCTCAACCTGGGCATGTGCAACATAAGGGGTGATATGCCAAACCTGAGTCCCCTCAAGGgcctggaggagctggagataTCTGAAAATCACTTCCCAGAGATAAAGCCAAGTTCCTTCAAAGGCCTGCGCTCCCTGAAAAAGCTATGGGTGATGAACTCACAGATCACAGTGATAGAGCGCAATGCCTTTGATGACCTATCTTCACTGGTGGAGCTTAATCTCGCCCATAATAATCTGAGCGCTGTGCCACATGACCTGTTCTCACCGCTCAGGTACCTGGTGGAGCTCCATCTCCACCATAACCCTTGGAACTGTGGCTGTGAGGCTGTATGGTTAGCACGCTGGCTAAGGGAGTATATCCCTACTAACTCCACTTGCTGTGGACGCTGTCACTCACCTGCCAGCATGAGAGGTCGACAGCTGGTTGAGGTGGACCGAGGTGAAGGAGCTGCAATCCAGTGTTCTGCCCCATTCATTGCTGATGCACCAAGGGACTTGAACATCTCAGCAGGACGAGTGGCTGAGCTTCGCTGCCGCACAGCCCCAATGTCTTCAGTGCGCTGGCTCCTACCCAATGGGACTATCCTGACACATGCCTCTAGTCATCTGAGAATATCAGTCCTCAATGATGGTACCCTTAATTTCTCAAATGTCTTGGCAGCAGACACGGGCACTTACACCTGCATGGTGTCCAACGCAGCTGGGAACTCTAATGCCTCGGCCTACCTCAATGTGAGTGCAGCTGAGCTTAATACATCCAACTTGAGTTACTTTACCACAGTGACTGTGGAGACCTTGGCGCCAACCACGGAGATGTCCAAACCTAAAACGACCACAACCCCTGGGGCTGGAGTGACTGGAGGAGGAGGCCTAGGGACAACAACCACAACTGCCTCTCCCTCCGTCTTTCAGCCAGTCTTCATCTCCACACCAACTGTGCTGCTGCAAAGCACTGACAGCCCACCAGGTGCAGTCAAGCCATCTGTGGTGCCAGGAGTCAAAGGTGCCACTGGCAAGCCTGGCAAGTCTGGCCCAAGTCTGGATGAAGTGATGAAAACTACCAAGATCATAATAGGTTGCTTTGTGGCAGTTACACTGCTGGCTGCTGTCATGCTCATCGCCTTCTACAAATTGAGAAAGCGCCACCAGCAGAGAAGCACAGTGGCAGCTGCCCGCACTGTGGAGATTATCCAGGTGGATGAGGAGGACCTTCCACCACCAGCGTCTGCAGCTCAAGAGGCGGCTCTTACATTGCCTGAAATCCGGGACCATAACAGCATACACAAACTGGACTTTATCAGCCACAAGACTGACTACAGCTTTCACAAACCCAAGGCTGAATACAAACACCAGCCTGATTTCACCCTTCACAAGCCGAAGGCTGAGTATACCACATATAAGCCAAATATGGACTTCAGTAGCCACAAATCCATCCCAGACTACAGCACTCACAAATCTACACCAGATTTTAGCCTTCATAGACCAAAGCCTGACTTGAGCCCATTTAGACAGGAATATAACACTCACAAACCTAAAGCAGAATACAGCCAATTTAAACCGGACTTTGGCACTCACCCAAAAACTAGAACGGACTACAGCCCTTTCAAACCAGATTACAGCACTCATCCCAGGCAGAAAACTGACTTCAGCCCATTCAAACGAGATTACAGCACCCAACCAAAACCTAAACACGACTACAGCCCATTAAAATCAGACTACAACACACAGCATAAATCTAAGGCTGAATACAGTCCATTCAAGCCCGACTATGGCACTCACCCAAGACCCAAACCTGATTACAGCCCATTTAAGCCTGACTATAGCACTCAACCTAAACCCAAAATGGACTACAGTGCCCAGAGATCGAAAACTGACAGTACCTACAAACCCAAGGACCCTTACGCCTCTCATAAAACTGCAACTGATTACAGCGCCTTCAAGACCGACTTCAGCCCCCATAAAGCGGATTACAGCGCCTTTAAGTCTGACTTTAGTCCCCACACTCAGAGACCTAAACTTGATTACAGTCCACACAAAGTGGACTACAGCCCCCATAAGGTGGACTACAGCACTCTAAAGCCCAAATATAACACCTACAAACCAACTGGCCATGGGGCTAAATGGACAGACAACAATGTTGGGAACTCTCTGCCTCGAACCTTGCCCAGCACCATCACAGCAATGGCTGAGCCCTTTGTCATAAAAACTCACACGAAGGAGAAGGTACAGGAGACTCAGATCTAA